A DNA window from Methanoculleus sp. SDB contains the following coding sequences:
- a CDS encoding aspartate aminotransferase: MAYRFSRRMEKTPKSFIREILKVTLNPGVISFAGGLPNPDLIDVAGIEKAAGDLIREDGKAALQYSTTEGYEPLRQFIADRYSKRYGLSADPDEILITNGSQQCLDLIGKIFIDRSDAVVIERPGYLGAIQAFSLFEPVFHAVSLHDDGPDTGELAGILYDEDPKFFYGIPNSQNPTGITYSEEKRREIAEILHDTGTIFVEDDAYGEVRFDGSAELPVTRYLPGEGIMTGTFSKIFSPGMRLGWIYAPGDIMERLIVVKQASDLHSNYLSQRILATYLEENDIDAHIRKITAAYASRAALMAACMEKHFPDDITFTRPEGGMFIWVTFPEGISSVELFETAAKHNVIVLPGLPFYVDGAGDRSARFNFSNANPDQIRAGIDIIADVIEAIRK, encoded by the coding sequence ATGGCATACCGGTTCTCCCGCAGGATGGAAAAGACCCCGAAATCATTTATCAGGGAAATACTGAAGGTAACACTGAATCCCGGAGTGATATCCTTTGCAGGCGGACTTCCGAATCCCGACCTGATTGACGTTGCAGGTATCGAAAAAGCGGCGGGCGATCTCATCAGGGAAGACGGGAAGGCCGCCCTCCAGTACTCGACGACAGAGGGCTACGAGCCGCTCAGGCAGTTCATCGCAGACCGTTACTCGAAGCGATACGGCCTTTCGGCCGATCCGGACGAGATCCTTATCACCAACGGCTCGCAGCAGTGCCTCGACCTGATCGGCAAGATCTTCATCGACCGCAGTGACGCCGTTGTCATCGAACGACCCGGGTATCTCGGCGCAATACAGGCATTTTCATTGTTCGAACCTGTTTTTCATGCGGTTTCCCTTCATGACGACGGGCCTGACACCGGAGAACTCGCCGGAATCCTCTACGATGAAGATCCGAAATTCTTCTATGGCATCCCGAATTCGCAGAATCCGACAGGCATTACCTATTCTGAGGAGAAGCGGCGTGAAATCGCAGAAATACTGCACGATACCGGGACGATCTTCGTCGAGGACGATGCATACGGAGAAGTGAGATTTGACGGCAGCGCGGAACTGCCGGTGACGCGATACCTTCCCGGGGAGGGTATCATGACCGGAACCTTTTCCAAGATTTTCTCACCCGGCATGAGGCTCGGCTGGATCTACGCACCCGGGGATATCATGGAGAGGCTTATCGTCGTAAAGCAGGCATCCGATCTCCACTCGAATTACCTGAGCCAGAGAATCCTCGCAACATACCTCGAAGAGAACGATATCGACGCCCATATCAGGAAGATCACTGCAGCGTACGCCTCGCGGGCCGCGCTCATGGCGGCGTGTATGGAGAAGCACTTCCCGGACGACATCACCTTCACGAGGCCGGAAGGAGGCATGTTCATCTGGGTCACCTTCCCCGAAGGGATTTCATCGGTGGAACTCTTCGAAACGGCGGCGAAACACAACGTGATTGTGCTCCCGGGGCTTCCTTTCTACGTGGACGGCGCGGGCGACCGATCGGCGCGATTCAACTTTTCAAACGCCAATCCCGACCAGATTCGAGCGGGCATCGATATTATCGCGGACGTCATTGAGGCAATCAGGAAATAG
- a CDS encoding dienelactone hydrolase yields MRKLILAMVVASLIVLAGCTDSGGAGGDRGQKGTTVDISSGGRNYPAYTASPGGEGKYPGVVLIHSFNGLEQGYRDMADLFAAEGYVVIAPAWQTYDQRPEDSVVEVLIRDTIAHLKTRGDVDPARLGLTGFCAGGRYTMLFLPRIEEFGSGVAWYGFPYSGGFNNETTPAEYISDLADPMLIIHGSRDQASPVANIYRYAAALDESDKYFELKIYQGEPHGFMIENGTLSQSFVAQDAYEEMVDFFERTLV; encoded by the coding sequence ATGAGAAAACTCATCCTGGCTATGGTGGTGGCATCCCTCATCGTGCTCGCCGGGTGTACCGATTCGGGCGGAGCGGGCGGTGACAGGGGGCAGAAAGGTACGACGGTGGACATCTCAAGCGGCGGGAGGAATTACCCGGCCTATACCGCATCGCCGGGCGGGGAAGGGAAATATCCGGGTGTAGTGCTGATACACTCGTTCAACGGGCTTGAGCAGGGCTACCGGGATATGGCGGATCTCTTTGCCGCGGAGGGATATGTGGTCATTGCACCCGCGTGGCAGACATATGACCAGAGACCGGAGGATAGTGTGGTGGAGGTGCTTATCCGGGACACGATTGCCCACCTGAAAACCCGCGGCGACGTAGACCCGGCTCGCCTCGGCCTGACGGGATTCTGTGCCGGAGGACGCTATACCATGCTCTTCCTGCCCAGGATTGAGGAGTTCGGATCCGGTGTCGCGTGGTACGGTTTCCCCTATTCGGGCGGATTTAACAACGAGACAACTCCCGCAGAGTACATCTCCGATCTTGCCGATCCGATGCTGATCATCCACGGATCCCGGGATCAGGCAAGCCCGGTTGCGAACATCTACCGCTATGCCGCGGCGCTTGATGAGTCGGACAAGTACTTCGAGCTCAAGATCTATCAGGGCGAACCGCACGGATTTATGATTGAAAACGGGACTCTGTCTCAGAGTTTCGTCGCACAGGATGCCTATGAGGAGATGGTGGACTTCTTTGAAAGGACACTCGTCTGA